The Solibacillus isronensis sequence TCTGAAAAATCTTCATATTTATCGCGGAAGTCGCAAGCCTGTGTTGTACAGCCCGGTGTTAAATCTTTCGGGTAAAAATAAAGAATAACGTTTCTGCCTTTATACTGTTCCAGCGTAACCATTTCCCCTTCCTCGTTTTGCAATTCAAATGCCGGTGCTTGTAAATTTTCTAATGTCATGTCTATTCCTCCAAAATTTTCTTCTATGATACAAAACAATGCCCGATGCTTCAATTTCTTTGGCGTTCCCTTTCATTACATACTACAATAGATATGAAATCATTTCATGTAACCTATTTTGGAGGAATAAATTATGAATCATACTAAATCTGAACAGCTTCATACAGAAGCACTCGAACATATTGTTGGCGGGGTAAACAGTCCATCCCGTTCTTATAAAGCAGTAGGCGGTGGCGCACCGGTTGTCATGGTCCGCGGTAAAGGAGCATACTTTTGGGATGTGGACGGTAATCGTTACATCGATTATTTAGCAGCCTATGGACCGATCGTTACAGGGCATGGTCATCCGCATATTGCAAAAGCCATCGCACACGCAGCGGAAACCGGTGTATTATTCGGTACACCGACAGAGCATGAAATTAAATTCGCAAAAATGTTAAAAGAAGCTATCCCTACATTGGATAAAGTACGTTTTAACAACTCCGGTACAGAAGCCGTGATGACATGTGTACGTGTAGCACGCGCATTTACAGGCCGTACAAAGATCATTAAATTCGCCGGCTGCTACCACGGTCACTTCGACCAAGTACTTGTTGCTGCGGGATCTGGTCCGGCAACATTAGGTTCACCTGACTCAGCCGGTGTTCCTCATGCTGTCGCAACAGAAGTAATTACCGTTCCATTTAACAATAAGGAAGAATTTACACTGGCAATGGAAAAATGGGGCAATGATGTTGCAGGAATCTTAATCGAGCCAATCGTCGGCAACTTCGGAATTGTAGAACCGCATAAAGGATTTTTGGAACATGTACATGCATTGGCAAAAGAATATGGCGCATTAACAATTCACGATGAAGTCATTACAGCTTTCCGTTTCCACTACGGTGCAGCACATACAATGCTTGGTTTAACTCCGGACTTAGTCGCAATGGGGAAAGTAATCGGCGGCGGTTTGCCAATCGGTGCATACGGTGGTCGTAAAGAAGTTATGGAAACAGTCGCTCCACTTGGCCCTGCATATCAGGCTGGTACTATGGCCGGTAACCCTGCTAGTATGCAAGCAGGTATTGCATGTCTTGAAGTGTTGCAGCAACCAGGGATTTATGAAGAAATGGATCGCTTAGGTGCTCTTCTTGAAGAAGGTATTTTAGCTGCTGCCAAAAAACATAATGTGACGATTACATTAAACCGCTTAAAAGGCGCATTTGCTATTTACTTTACAGATATTAAAGTAGAAAACTATGAGCAAGCGGAAAATACGGACGGCGAAAAGTTCGGTCGCTTCTTTAAATTAATGTTATCTCAAGGCATCAACTTAGCCCCTTCAAAATACGAAGCATGGTTCTTAACGACAGAACATACAGAAGCAGACGTAGAAGAAACGTTAAAAGCAGTGGATTACGCATTTTCTCAACTATAATAACAACTGCCGCTATACATTTTATAGCGGCTTCTCTTCATTGACTCCCTCAGAAAGGAGGAAAAAAACATGAAACTAGGTGCACGCGTTTTAAAAACGGGTGTTGCAATTGTTTTCGCCTTATTTTTAGCCCAAATACTGAATGTACCCTCACCTGTATTTGCTGCAATTGCTGCTGTATTCGCGATCCAGCCTTCTATTTACCGCTCTTATCTTACAATTTTAGAGCAAATACAGGGTAATATAATCGGCGCTACCGTTGCTGTCCTATTCGGTCTTGTCTTTGGACATCATATAGTGTCTGTCGGTATAGCCGCTATTATCGTACTTGGTATTATGATGAAGCTAAAACTCGAAAAATCTGTATCTCTTGCACTCGTAACGATGATTGCCATTATGGAAGTACCGGGCGATGATTTTTTAATGTTTGGTTTAATCCGATTTAGTACGGTGATGCTAGGTGTATTTGCCGCTTTTGTTGTAAACTTATTGTTTTTACCGCCTAAATACGAAATTAAGTTATTTAAAAAGATCAACTCTGTTCAGGATGATATCATTCGCTGGACACGTTTAGCTGTTCGCCAAGCTAGTGAACATACATCTACAAAAATGGCGGTAAATAAATTGCAGTCCCGCCTAAATGAAATTGATACAATGTACGGTTTTTTCAAAGAAGAACGCAGCTATTTCCGAAACCGGAAGTATGTAAAAGCCCGAAAGCTTGTTATTTACCGTCAAATGTTATTAACATCGAAGAAAAGCTATGAGTTGCTTGTTCGTTTACACAAACATGAAAATGAGCTCGGCAAGTTACCAAGTAAATTTCAAGTAATCATTCAAGAACGTTTGGACTTCTTGTTAACCTATCATGAACAACTGTTATTGAAATATACCGGAAAGCTTAGGCCGGAACATTCAAAATGGACACGGCACGAAGAATATCTGCAAGGCAGTGAGCTAATGGAGCAGTTTATCAAACAGATCGCCCTTGCTCAGGAAGAGGCGGCAGAGGATGAGCAGTTTTCAAGCTACCACCTGCTTTATATTTTATCGCGTATATTAGATTACGAAGAAAACCTGGAGCATCTTGATACGTTGATCGTTTCCTATCGAAGCTTCCACAGTGAAGAAAAAAACCTAGATCTGGAATCAGAGTTCTACTAAATAAAAAGAAGGTGTGCATTTTTCGCACACCTTCTTTTTAACTTTTCATCTTCGGATCAAGTGCATCCCGCAATCCGTCACCCATAAGGTTAAAGCCGATTACCGTCAGCATAATCGCAAGTCCCGGGAAAATCATTGCCCATGGTGCGTTTAGTAAAAACATCCGCGCATCTGCGAGCATTTTCCCCCACTCCGGCTGAGGCGCTTCTGCACCAAGTCCTAAAAACCCGAGTGCCGCCGCTTCGATAATCGCTGTCGCAATCGCCAGTGTCCCCTGTACGATAACCGGAGTCATCGAGTTCGGCAAAATATGCTTCCATAGTATCCTGGAGTTTTTCATACCGATTGCTTTTGCAGCATGAATATACTCTTCTTCTTTAATGCTCAGCACCCGCGACCGGATCAGTCGGCCGAAGTTCGGTATATTAATAACCGCTATGGCAATTAATGCATTTTGCAGTGATGGTCCTAAAATCGATACAATTGCGATCGCCAATAAAATACTTGGAAACGCAAGCATAATATCAAAGATTCGTGAAATAATTGTATCAACCCAACGACCATAGTAACCTGCAATAATCCCTAAAAAACTGCCGGCAACTGCAGATATTAATACAGCCGATAAACCAACCGTCAATGAGATGCGGGCTCCATGTAAAATTCGCGAAAATATATCACGACCTAGATCATCTGTTCCAAACCAGAAATCAGCAGATGGAGGCTGCAGACGCATACTTAAATTCTGCTCATTTATACCTTGTGGTGCAAATAGAGGGCCGAATATTGCCAGAAGCACAAAGAATAACACAATTGCACTGCCGAACAGCGCAGACTTACTTTTCTTGAAATTCGTCCACGCCTCTTGCCACGGTCCCTTTACTCGTTCTTCTTCAATTCTCTGAACTTGATTTTGTATAATTTCAGCCATGCTATGCGCCTCCTCTCTAGTTGTATTTAATGCGCGAATCAATCACTGTATATAAAAGGTCGACAATCAGGTTAATCATTACGAATAAAAAGGCAACGATCAAAATACCTGACTGGATAACAGGATAATCGCGGAATCCTATCGCTTCGTATATATAGCGCCCAATTCCCGGCCAACTAAATATTGTTTCCGTTAAGATGGCGCCGCCTAAAAGCATACCCGTTTGTAAACCGACTACTGTCAAAACAGGAATCAACGCATTTTTCAATGCATGCTTATAAACAACAACGAACATTTTTTGACCTTTTGCCCGAGCTGTACGAACAAAATCCGAACGCATTACTTCCAACATCGAGGCTCTTGTCATACGTGCAATGATCGCCGTTGGAATCGTTGCAAGTGCAATGCCAGGTAATAATAAGTGCTTTAACACAACAATAAATTGATCAAACCGTCCTTGCCATAATGTATCAATTAAGTAAAAGTGAGTTATTGCCATAACCGGATCACGTACTTCTTCCCGTCCCGATGTCGGCAACCAGCCCAGTTGAATACCGAATGCCCATTGCTCCATTAAACCTAACCAGAAAATCGGCATCGAAACACCGATTAAAGCAATCACCATCGCTAAGTAATCAAACCATGAATTTTGAAACCACGCCGAAACAATCCCTGCGTTTACCCCGACGATAATCGCAATAATCATCGCGAAAAATGCCAGTTCAAATGTAGCTGCTAAATATGGCCACATTTCAGAAGAAATTGGCTGCCTTGTTCTTAATGACTCCCCCAAATCTCCCGTTACAATTCCTTTTAAGTAATCGAAATATTGAACATACCACGGATTATCTAGGCCAAGTTTCAGGCGAAGTGCCGCGATTGCATCTGCAGTAGCTTGCTGTCCTAAAATGACTTGTGCTGGATCACCGGGTATGGCACGAATAATTAAAAATACTAAAAAGGTCATCCCAAGTAATACAGGTATTAAATGCAGTAGACGTTTGCCAATGTAGTGAAGCATGCTCTTCACCCCTTTTATGAATGTATGTTTCTACTAGTTGAAAAAAAGGAGAGGAATATTCCTCCCCTTTCACTTAACTTTCTATTACTCCATTGAAACGTTATGCAATTTATCAGAGCCTGTTGGGTGTGGCAAGAACCCATTTACACCTGCTTTTGCTGCAAGTAATGGTGTAGAGTGTGCAAGCGGAACCCATGGAGCATCGTCATGAATGATTTCCTGTGCTTTTTTGTATAATTCATTACGCACATTTTCATCTGTTTCAGACTGTGCCTGAATTAATAAACTATGAACTTCTTCATTAGTATAGTACGCATAGTTGTTTGAAAGGATATTGTCTTTGTCTAATAATGTGTAGATGAAGTTGTCTGCATCTCCATTATCACCAGTCCAGCCAAGCATGAATGCATCGGCTTCACCGTTTTTCGCTTTTTCCAAATATGTTGCCCATTCAAATGTTACGATTTTCGATGGAATCCCAACATCTTCTAAGTTCTTTTGAATAACTTCCGCCACTTTCGCTCCGTCCGGCATATATGGACGAGGTACCGGCATTGCCCATAACTCAATTTCTTTTCCGTCATAACCAGCTTCAGCTAATAAAGATTTCGCTTTTTCCGGATCATACGGATATGGAGAAATTGCATCGTTGTAACCGCTAATTGATGGTGGCATCGGGTTTGCCGCCACTTCTGCACGTCCTTCAAAGAACGCATCAACAATCGCTTGTTTATCGATTGCATAGTTTACTGCTTGACGTACCAATTTGTTATCAAACGGTGCACGTGTATTCGTTAAACCTAAATAGCCAATGTTCATCGATGGACGTTCAATCAGTTGTAAAGTAGAATCCCCTTCAACTGTTTTACCGTCTGATGGGTTAATACCATCAGCTAGATCGATATTGCCTGCCATTAATTCATTTAAGCGAGCAGAGTTATCCGGAATTGAACGGAAGATAACTTTATCTAATTTCGGGAAACCTTCTTGCCAGTAATCTTCAAACTTCTCAATCGTAATTGAGTCATTACGTTTCCATTCTGTAAATTTAAATGGACCTGTACCTACAGGGTTATCGCCGAATTTATCGCCTGCTGCTTCAAATGCAGTTGGTGAACCAATTCCGAACGGGCTCATTGCTAAGTTTTTAAGGAATGGTGCCTGTGGACGAGAAAGTGTGAATACAACTGTGTAGTCTCCTTCTGCCGTTACATCTTTAATAATATCTTCGCCCTCTGCTTTAAACATAGAGTTGAAATAGTAGAAATCTTCCTCTTTTCCACCTTTCCAGCGATTGATATTTTTAATAACCGCTTCTGCATTGAAGTCTGTGCCGTCATGGAATTTTACACCTTCTTGAAGCTGGAATGTGTAAGTTAAACCGTCTTCACTTACTTCCCATTCTTTTGCTAGTCCAGGGTTGATCGTTGTATCTTGCTCCCCGAAGTTTAGTAATGTTTCAAATAGGTTTTGTGTTACTTTGAATGATTCGCCATCTGTTACGATACCTGGATCAAGTGAAACTGAATCTGCTCCACGACCAAATACTAAAACTTGAGGTGTTGAAGAACTTGAATCGTCTGTCGTACTGCTGTCTGTATTTGTACTTGAATCGTTGCCTGATTCTGATGATGATGTTTCTGCATCGTCAGCACCACAAGCAGCTAAAAATAATGACATTATTAATAGCATCATAAGACTTACTAAATACAATTTACCTTTCCTCAATAAAAAAACCCCCTAGACTTTTTAATCTATAAAGTGTACCCTTTGTAAAGGACATTTTGAAAAAGCCTAGGCAACTTGTTGAAGCTGCTGTCTGTATTTTACAGGCGGCAGTTTTTTTAAATTCCACTGGCCTCGATAATAATTGTAATACGTCATATAACTCTTTATCTCTCGTTTTACTTCTTCTAACGTCTCACACTCTTTTAGATTGGCTTCATCTTTAAAATGCCCGAAGAATGATTCCTGGGGCGCATTATCCCAACAGTTCCCACGCCGTGACATGGACTGACCTAAGCCCAATCGCTTCACCAATGCTTGATAGATCGGGCTTGTATAATGAAAGCCCTGATCCGAATGGATAAAGGCATCTTTCACTAAATGCTTGTGTTTTTTCAATTTCTTTAATGTATCGAGGGCGATATCCAACGATAAGGAATTTGATACTTCATACGCTAAAATTTCGTTCGTTTCAGCGTCTTTAATCGTGGATAAATAAGCGCGTTTTCCGTTTCGATACGTCAAATACGTGATATCTGTTAATAACACTTTTCCTACTACACCTTGTTTGAAATTCCGTTTTAAGTCGTTTGGGCATGTACGGTGTTCTTTCGTTGCTTTTACCATACGTCGATAAGGATTCGCTTTTCGAATGGGACAAACAATATCATACTTTTTCATAATGCGACGAATTCGTTTTAGGTTGTAGGTGATACTATATTGATTTTGAAGTGTCATTTTGATTTGGCGCGCTCCCTTTTTGCGTCCTCGGAAATGATAGGCCTTTAAAATGATTTCTTTCACTACTTCATCTGCCGCATCTTGGGTTGCCCGGTTTTGGGCGGATTGTTCATCAAAATAATTGTAATAACCCGAACGGGAAACACCCATCATTTCACATAAGTAGCTCACCATGCGCTTCAATTTATACTTTTCGATGGCTCCTTGAATTAATTCAAATTTTATTTTCGCTTCAATTGTGATTTCTTCTTCAACATCTGCCTTTCGAGTAGATCCAGCTTTTTTAGTAGTTCATTCTCTGCCTCAAGTAATCGCGTTTTCGCTTCTAAACGTGCATATTTTTCTTCAAGGCTTAATTCACGTTCAAGTTGGCGTCCCGAATTCGTTTTACGTGTATCCTGTAAACCATTTATTCCGGCTTTTCGGTAAGCTGCTTGCCAGCGTTTTGCGGAAGAACGAACACGCTCCAAACCGATTAATTCAACGTCCAATCCCGCTTCTTCAAAAATGGCTCTTGGTAATTTCCCCTTTTCATTTTCTGCAATAAAATGACGCTTAAATTCATCTGTATAGGTAATGGCCTTGTCACTGACGGCCTGTACATTCGGATTACATTTTAATTGTGCTTGTTGTTTCTCTGTGAAGTAGATTTTTGTCATTCAATTCCGCTCCAGTATCTTTTTTCTTATTATAAATAAAAATACCCTACAAGATAGGCTTTTTTCAAAGTGTCTATCTTATAGGGTACATTTTACTATTATCATTGTGGCGTTTCATATAAATGACACGCAACAGAATGACCTGGTTTAACTTGCTGGAGCATCGGAATTACTTGTTTGCACTTATCCATCGCAAAAGGACAGCGTGTATGGAATGTGCATCCTGTCGGCGGGTTTGACGGGCTCGGTATATCACCTTTCAGCAATAGCTGTTCCCGCTCAAACTGCGGATCCGGAATTGGTACAGCCGATAAAAGTGCTTGTGTATAAGGATGTAATGGCTCATGATATAGCGATTCGCTTTCCGCAATTTCGACTAGCCTGCCTAAGTACATCACGCCTACCCGGTCACTAATATGTCGCACAACCCCTAAATCATGGGCAATGAATATATATGTCAGTTTCAAATCTTCCTGCAATCGCTGCATTAAATTTAAAACTTGTGCTTGAATCGATACGTCCAGGGCAGATACCGGTTCATCTGCAATAATCAGTTTCGGATTTGTCATTAAGGCTCTGGCGATACCGATACGCTGTCTTTGTCCGCCGCTAAACTGGTGAGGATAGCGCTTTGCATGATAGGAGCTTAAACCGACGATTTCCAAGTATTCATGGACTTTCTTTTTGCGTTCCTTCGCATTCC is a genomic window containing:
- a CDS encoding ABC transporter permease: MLHYIGKRLLHLIPVLLGMTFLVFLIIRAIPGDPAQVILGQQATADAIAALRLKLGLDNPWYVQYFDYLKGIVTGDLGESLRTRQPISSEMWPYLAATFELAFFAMIIAIIVGVNAGIVSAWFQNSWFDYLAMVIALIGVSMPIFWLGLMEQWAFGIQLGWLPTSGREEVRDPVMAITHFYLIDTLWQGRFDQFIVVLKHLLLPGIALATIPTAIIARMTRASMLEVMRSDFVRTARAKGQKMFVVVYKHALKNALIPVLTVVGLQTGMLLGGAILTETIFSWPGIGRYIYEAIGFRDYPVIQSGILIVAFLFVMINLIVDLLYTVIDSRIKYN
- a CDS encoding glutamate-1-semialdehyde 2,1-aminomutase codes for the protein MNHTKSEQLHTEALEHIVGGVNSPSRSYKAVGGGAPVVMVRGKGAYFWDVDGNRYIDYLAAYGPIVTGHGHPHIAKAIAHAAETGVLFGTPTEHEIKFAKMLKEAIPTLDKVRFNNSGTEAVMTCVRVARAFTGRTKIIKFAGCYHGHFDQVLVAAGSGPATLGSPDSAGVPHAVATEVITVPFNNKEEFTLAMEKWGNDVAGILIEPIVGNFGIVEPHKGFLEHVHALAKEYGALTIHDEVITAFRFHYGAAHTMLGLTPDLVAMGKVIGGGLPIGAYGGRKEVMETVAPLGPAYQAGTMAGNPASMQAGIACLEVLQQPGIYEEMDRLGALLEEGILAAAKKHNVTITLNRLKGAFAIYFTDIKVENYEQAENTDGEKFGRFFKLMLSQGINLAPSKYEAWFLTTEHTEADVEETLKAVDYAFSQL
- a CDS encoding IS3 family transposase (programmed frameshift), producing MTKIYFTEKQQAQLKCNPNVQAVSDKAITYTDEFKRHFIAENEKGKLPRAIFEEAGLDVELIGLERVRSSAKRWQAAYRKAGINGLQDTRKTNSGRQLERELSLEEKYARLEAKTRLLEAENELLKKPGSTRKADVEEEITIEAKIKFELIQGAIEKYKLKRMVSYLCEMMGVSRSGYYNYFDEQSAQNRATQDAADEVVKEIILKAYHFRGRKKGARQIKMTLQNQYSITYNLKRIRRIMKKYDIVCPIRKANPYRRMVKATKEHRTCPNDLKRNFKQGVVGKVLLTDITYLTYRNGKRAYLSTIKDAETNEILAYEVSNSLSLDIALDTLKKLKKHKHLVKDAFIHSDQGFHYTSPIYQALVKRLGLGQSMSRRGNCWDNAPQESFFGHFKDEANLKECETLEEVKREIKSYMTYYNYYRGQWNLKKLPPVKYRQQLQQVA
- a CDS encoding FUSC family protein — its product is MKLGARVLKTGVAIVFALFLAQILNVPSPVFAAIAAVFAIQPSIYRSYLTILEQIQGNIIGATVAVLFGLVFGHHIVSVGIAAIIVLGIMMKLKLEKSVSLALVTMIAIMEVPGDDFLMFGLIRFSTVMLGVFAAFVVNLLFLPPKYEIKLFKKINSVQDDIIRWTRLAVRQASEHTSTKMAVNKLQSRLNEIDTMYGFFKEERSYFRNRKYVKARKLVIYRQMLLTSKKSYELLVRLHKHENELGKLPSKFQVIIQERLDFLLTYHEQLLLKYTGKLRPEHSKWTRHEEYLQGSELMEQFIKQIALAQEEAAEDEQFSSYHLLYILSRILDYEENLEHLDTLIVSYRSFHSEEKNLDLESEFY
- a CDS encoding ABC transporter ATP-binding protein; translation: MSKVLLKVDNLKKYFPIRHGMFARHVGDVKAVDDVSFELFEGETLGIVGESGCGKSTTGRAIMRLHEPTDGQVTFDGVELTKLNSEQMRKVRREIQMVFQDPYASLNPRHTVEKILEEPLIVHGIGNAKERKKKVHEYLEIVGLSSYHAKRYPHQFSGGQRQRIGIARALMTNPKLIIADEPVSALDVSIQAQVLNLMQRLQEDLKLTYIFIAHDLGVVRHISDRVGVMYLGRLVEIAESESLYHEPLHPYTQALLSAVPIPDPQFEREQLLLKGDIPSPSNPPTGCTFHTRCPFAMDKCKQVIPMLQQVKPGHSVACHLYETPQ
- a CDS encoding ABC transporter substrate-binding protein yields the protein MRKGKLYLVSLMMLLIMSLFLAACGADDAETSSSESGNDSSTNTDSSTTDDSSSSTPQVLVFGRGADSVSLDPGIVTDGESFKVTQNLFETLLNFGEQDTTINPGLAKEWEVSEDGLTYTFQLQEGVKFHDGTDFNAEAVIKNINRWKGGKEEDFYYFNSMFKAEGEDIIKDVTAEGDYTVVFTLSRPQAPFLKNLAMSPFGIGSPTAFEAAGDKFGDNPVGTGPFKFTEWKRNDSITIEKFEDYWQEGFPKLDKVIFRSIPDNSARLNELMAGNIDLADGINPSDGKTVEGDSTLQLIERPSMNIGYLGLTNTRAPFDNKLVRQAVNYAIDKQAIVDAFFEGRAEVAANPMPPSISGYNDAISPYPYDPEKAKSLLAEAGYDGKEIELWAMPVPRPYMPDGAKVAEVIQKNLEDVGIPSKIVTFEWATYLEKAKNGEADAFMLGWTGDNGDADNFIYTLLDKDNILSNNYAYYTNEEVHSLLIQAQSETDENVRNELYKKAQEIIHDDAPWVPLAHSTPLLAAKAGVNGFLPHPTGSDKLHNVSME
- the nikC gene encoding nickel transporter permease, with protein sequence MAEIIQNQVQRIEEERVKGPWQEAWTNFKKSKSALFGSAIVLFFVLLAIFGPLFAPQGINEQNLSMRLQPPSADFWFGTDDLGRDIFSRILHGARISLTVGLSAVLISAVAGSFLGIIAGYYGRWVDTIISRIFDIMLAFPSILLAIAIVSILGPSLQNALIAIAVINIPNFGRLIRSRVLSIKEEEYIHAAKAIGMKNSRILWKHILPNSMTPVIVQGTLAIATAIIEAAALGFLGLGAEAPQPEWGKMLADARMFLLNAPWAMIFPGLAIMLTVIGFNLMGDGLRDALDPKMKS